A genomic window from Pseudocitrobacter corydidari includes:
- the cfa gene encoding cyclopropane fatty acyl phospholipid synthase translates to MNKKLIMPDGGNQWYRICRDLLQRADIEINGKRPFDIQVKNKHFYKRVLQQGSLGLGESYMDGWWECEQLDEFISRLLKIDIESQIKHNLKDLMHVVSAKIINLQSKKRAWIVGKEHYDLGNDLFTLMLDPYMQYSCGYWRDASNLLEAQQNKLELICRKLNLQKGMTLLDIGCGWGGLAAYAAENYGVKVTGVTISAEQQKLAQQRCAGLDVEILLQDYRDLDSKFDRIVSVGMFEHVGPKNYKTYFTVANKNLAEDGIFLLHTIGSNQSDLNVDAWIDKYIFPNGCLPSVSQLSSACEPFFVIEDLHNFGSDYDKTLMAWEQRFQDSWGQLEDVYSARFKRMFTYYLKACAGAFRARNIQLWQVVLTHGVPGGINVPR, encoded by the coding sequence ATGAACAAAAAACTAATCATGCCCGATGGCGGCAATCAGTGGTATCGCATCTGCCGTGACTTACTGCAACGCGCAGACATTGAAATCAACGGCAAACGGCCTTTCGACATTCAGGTCAAAAACAAACACTTCTACAAACGCGTTCTTCAGCAAGGCTCTCTCGGCCTGGGCGAGAGCTATATGGATGGTTGGTGGGAGTGCGAACAGCTCGATGAGTTTATCTCTCGCCTGCTGAAAATCGATATTGAATCGCAGATTAAGCACAACCTGAAAGATTTAATGCACGTGGTGAGCGCGAAGATAATCAACCTGCAATCAAAAAAACGGGCGTGGATTGTCGGGAAAGAACACTACGACCTCGGTAACGACCTCTTCACGCTGATGCTCGACCCGTACATGCAGTACTCCTGCGGCTACTGGCGCGACGCCAGCAATCTGCTTGAAGCACAGCAAAACAAGCTGGAGCTTATCTGCCGCAAACTCAATCTGCAAAAAGGCATGACGCTGCTGGATATCGGCTGCGGCTGGGGCGGGCTGGCGGCTTATGCGGCGGAAAACTACGGCGTGAAGGTCACCGGCGTCACCATCTCTGCTGAACAGCAAAAGCTCGCACAGCAGCGCTGCGCCGGGCTGGATGTGGAGATCCTGTTGCAGGACTATCGCGATCTCGACAGCAAATTTGACCGCATTGTCTCGGTGGGGATGTTTGAACATGTCGGGCCGAAAAACTACAAAACCTACTTCACCGTGGCCAATAAAAACCTGGCGGAGGACGGCATATTCCTGCTGCACACCATCGGTTCCAATCAAAGCGACCTCAACGTCGACGCATGGATCGATAAATACATCTTCCCCAACGGTTGCCTGCCGTCGGTATCGCAGCTCTCTTCCGCCTGTGAGCCCTTCTTTGTAATTGAAGACCTGCACAATTTTGGCTCGGACTACGATAAAACCCTGATGGCCTGGGAACAGCGATTCCAGGATTCATGGGGCCAATTAGAAGATGTCTATTCAGCACGTTTTAAACGGATGTTCACCTACTACCTGAAAGCCTGCGCCGGTGCCTTCAGGGCCAGAAATATTCAACTCTGGCAGGTGGTTCTGACGCACGGAGTACCGGGAGGGATTAACGTCCCACGGTAA